In the genome of Cryptomeria japonica chromosome 8, Sugi_1.0, whole genome shotgun sequence, one region contains:
- the LOC131060028 gene encoding uncharacterized protein LOC131060028 — MASFFNSQSQEKEGSDGGILCANKCGFFGCSETMNLCSVCYKLLMKNQNNAKAEEDGTSSSSSTPDVSMQLSKGNNECKRLKNTGTGEEGGEGEKGDAKLKPNRCTSCKKRVGLTGFQCRCGDMFCGLHRYAEEHNCPYDYRKGAQQSIAKNNPVIKPEKFQKF, encoded by the coding sequence ATGGCAAGCTTTTTCAATTCCCAATCGCAGGAGAAAGAGGGCAGCGATGGCGGCATCCTCTGCGCCAACAAGTGCGGATTCTTCGGATGTTCTGAAACAATGAATTTGTGCTCTGTATGTTATAAGCTTCTTATGAAGAACCAGAACAATGCCAAGGCTGAGGAAGAtggtacttcttcttcttcttccactccTGATGTTTCGATGCAGCTGTCGAAGGGAAATAATGAGTGTAAGAGATTAAAGAATACAGGAACAGGAGAGGAAGGGGGAGAAGGGGAAAAGGGTGATGCAAAGCTGAAGCCAAATCGCTGCACTTCCTGCAAGAAGCGCGTGGGATTGACGGGCTTTCAGTGCCGTTGCGGAGATATGTTCTGTGGCCTCCATCGGTATGCAGAGGAGCATAATTGCCCGTATGATTACAGAAAAGGCGCTCAACAATCTATCGCTAAAAATAATCCTGTCATCAAGCCTGAGAAATTTCAGAAGTTTTGA